The Trueperaceae bacterium genomic interval GCTGCGCATGGTGGGCAACACCGCTCGTCAGTTCGTCGAGCGGGAGATCCTGCCGCGCTTCGACGAGCTCGAGGGCCTCGACTACGACCTCAGTCGCGAGAAGCTGGCGCGGGCCGGCGAGCTGGGGCTCCTCGGCATCGACGTGCCCGAGGCGTACGGTGGGATCGATCTGAGCAAGACCGCCTCTCTGCTGGTCGCTGAGAAGCTCGCTGCCTCCGGTTCTTTCAACGTCACCTTCAACGCCCACACCTGCATCGGTACCCTGCCTATCGTCTACTTCGGCACCGAGAAGCAGAAGGCCGAGTACTTGCCGAAGCTGGCGAGCGGCGAGTGGGTTGCCGCCTACTGCCTCACCGAGCCCGGCTCCGGTTCCGACGCGCGGGCGGCCAAGACGCGTGCCGCGCTGAGCGACGACGGCAGCGTCTACCGTCTCACCGGTACCAAGATGTGGATCACCAACGCGGGCTTCGCCGACCTCTTCATCGTCTTCGCGCAGGTGGACGGCGACAAGTTCACCGCCTTCCTCGTCGAACGCGACACGGTCGGACTGTCGTTCGGGGCGGAGGAGCGGAAGATGGGGATCAAGGGCTCCTCGACCCGTCAGGTCATCCTCGAGGACGCCCCGGTGCCGGTCGACAACGTGCTCGGTGAGATCGGCAAGGGCCACAGGATAGCCTTCTCGATCCTCAACCTGGGCCGTCTCAAGCTTGCCGCCGGGGCGGTCGGCGGAGCCAAGGAGATGCTGCGCCTGGCGTCCCGCTACGCCCAGGACCGGGAGCAGTTCGGGGTGCCGATAGCCCGCTTCGGCCTCATCAGGGAGAAGATCGGCACGATGGCCACCAACGCCTACGCGCTGGAGAGCGCCGTGTACCGTGTCGCGGGCGAGGTGGACAGTC includes:
- a CDS encoding acyl-CoA dehydrogenase family protein, with product MTLSAAKEARSGGSFLIERHRADEIQTPESLDDELRMVGNTARQFVEREILPRFDELEGLDYDLSREKLARAGELGLLGIDVPEAYGGIDLSKTASLLVAEKLAASGSFNVTFNAHTCIGTLPIVYFGTEKQKAEYLPKLASGEWVAAYCLTEPGSGSDARAAKTRAALSDDGSVYRLTGTKMWITNAGFADLFIVFAQVDGDKFTAFLVERDTVGLSFGAEERKMGIKGSSTRQVILEDAPVPVDNVLGEIGKGHRIAFSILNLGRLKLAAGAVGGAKEMLRLASRYAQDREQFGVPIARFGLIREKIGTMATNAYALESAVYRVAGEVDSRLSGRESDAERLTALDEYVIEYSLIKVYGSEILDEIIDETLQTFGGNGYSAEYPVELAYRNSRINRIFEGTNEINRLLVSGQLLKRALQGRLDLMESGQAALQGKRAPAPDVPGELADAALAVEGMKRAALLVATAAALTYGEKLEGQQEVLARAADMVALTYLAESGLLRAERLLHSAPGVERSRRSVLLARAYAFSAVDRARILAAEALRRIPGGVDHRQALAAHLPEHAVDVIGLHREAAGAAFERDGYPLG